The genomic DNA CATGCTGCTCAACATGGATTATTTCAACTACGCAACCGGCCTGACCATGTGCCACTTCCCCAAATGGGAGAAGCTGTTCAATCTTCCGGCACGCCAGCCGGAATCGGACATATCGCAGGCATACATGGACATGGCGCTCGCTATTCAGCAGGTGACCGAAGAGATCGTCTTCACCCTTGCCGAAACAGCACGCGAACTGACCGGCTGCGAGAATCTCGTCATGGCGGGCGGCGTGGCCCTGAACTGCGTGGCCAATGGCAAACTCCTGCGGCGCGGCACGTTCAAGGACATCTGGATTCAGCCCGCTGCCGGTGACGCAGGCGGCGCACTCGGCGCAGCTCTGGCCGGACGCCACATATGGCTGGGGCAGGATCGCACGGTCAATCCCGAAGACTCCATGCGCGGTTCATATCTCGGACCGGAATTTCACGAAAACGACATCCTGCGCGTCGTCCGCCGATTCGGCGCTCCGTTCACCAAATACGACGACTTCAGCGCACTGACCTCGAACGTGGCGAACCTCCTGTCCGAAGGCAATGCCATCGGCTGGTTTCAGGGACGCATGGAATACGGCCCGCGCGCTCTCGGTGGCCGCTCCATCATCGGCGATCCCCGCCACCCCGAGATGCAGAAGAAGCTCAACCTAAAAATCAAATACCGCGAGGGATTCAGGCCGTTCGCTCCGTCCGTCATGGAGGAGGAGATCGGAACATGGTTCGATCTGGACCGCCCGTCTCCCTACATGCTCATGGTGGCCCCGGTTGCGGACAAACAATGCAAGCCGCTCCCCGATGGATACAACGAAATGGAGATGTATGAACGCCTGTATGTTCAGCGGTCCTCTATTCCGGCAGTCACCCATGTTGACAACTCCGCCCGCATCCAGTCGGTAACCAAGAGAACCAACCCCCGTTACTGGGAACTCATCGACACGTTCAACCGCGAACACGGCTGCGGACTGGTGGTCAACACCAGCTTCAACGTGCGCGGCGAACCCATCGTATGCACTCCGTACGACGCCTACGCATGTTTCATGCGTACGGAAATGGACTACCTCGTGCTTGGTGACTACGTATTCACCAAGACCGAACAGCCTGAATGGAGTGAAGGTGAGAACTGGATTGACCAGTTTGAGCTGGACTAACCGGACATGATGAAAAAGTTTCTCGGCAACACCGCGCTGATTCTTGTCAGCATTCTTCTGACGTATGGCCTCATGGAAGTCTTCTTCCGTTTTGCCATGCCGTATATTCCCATGGCCTTCTTCAACAACGAATGCCGGGAACTACGGACCATCGGCCAGACCTCCAAACAGGGAACCACACCAATCCCGCCATACATCGCCATTCTCGGCGACTCCTACGGCGCAGGACAGGGAGACTGGTTTGCCGACAACAGATACAATCACAACTCCCGCTATCAGGCGGCGCATGTGGTGCAGGATATCACCGGACGAGACGTGATCTCACTGTCACGGGCTGGTTCGGGCAACTACGACGGCGCCGCCATCTACTCGGTCAACACCCTGCGCTATCTCAACAAGGCAGGCTTTGACATTCCGGCACCGGAAGCGATCGTCGTCTACTTTTATGAAGGCAACGACATCAGCGACAACCTCCGGTTTCTGGAACGCTACTACGCTCCAGAATATGACGAAGCCAAACTGTTCGACGACGAATACTTTTCCCGCTTTGCAGACGACATGGACAAACGGTTCTGTCAGGGCGAACTGCCGCGCACACAGGACAAGTTCCTCGTCGGCAACCTCCTGAGCCGTGCGGTGGAAGGCATGATCTATTCTGCCCGCAAAAAGGTCAAACCGCTGCCGCAGGGAACGCGCTACAACGCCATTCTGGATGGGAAAGAAGTCTGGCTGCCCGACACCATTGAAGCCGACCTTACAGGCTACAAGCCGGCGGATATCCGAAAGAGCGTACGACTCTTTGAACGCGCCCTGAAACGAGTTGGCGATGTCTGGCCCGACAGCCGCAAAATCGTTGCCTACCTCCCGTCCCCGCTCAGCACATATGCATTTCAGGATGCTGGTGCCGAGGCAAGGCTGCACGCCTCCAAGGAACTCGATAAACTGATCGAAGATGCCGCCCGCAGGAACGGCTTCGACTTCATCGACTTTGCTCCCGAAGTCCGTAATGCCGCACGCACGAAGTACCTCCACGGTCCCAAGGACTGGAATCACTTCAACCGGGCCGGTTACGAACTGCTCGGCACCGCCATCGCCAAGACGCTGGCACCGACACAATAGCCCTTTCCGCTCACAAGCAAATACCTTCGGCACATCCTTCTTGCCTCGGGCAAAATGTTTCATTATGATTCATCCTGCGTCATTTCACGGATAACCCATTACCCCGACACCCAAGCCGGGACACGACACCATGCCGGACATCGACCCTCAAGCCCTTGCCCACATGCTGCCCGATGCGGACAGCTTTTCCAGCCTGCTCGACGAACTGCCCATCGGCGTTGCAGTAATGAAACCTGACGGCACACTCCTGACAGTCAACAAGACCTATGAGACGCTCACCGGCATAGACCGGGAACGCGCAGTCGGGCTCAAATGCCTGCACTCGCTGCGCTGTGACTACTGCGTCAAAGGCTGTCCGGTCATGACAGGCTGGGACAAGACGGAATGCACCAACGTCGAGGCAAACATAGTCAATCGAGAACGAAGCAAAACATTCGTGCGGCTGACCGTAACACCGCTGATGAATGAAAACGGCACTATCCACGGCATCGTGGAAACCATTTCAGGAAAAAATCAGCACATTATGGGGGCCACCGCAGCCAGCCCGTTCGGCCTCGGCGGCCTGGTGGGCAAAAGCCCCCAGATCGAGCGGGTCTTCACCATGGTCCCGTCCATTGCCCAGACGGACTCTTCGGTACTCATCACCGGTGAAACCGGCACAGGTAAAGACCTTCTGGCCGAAGAAATTCACAACGCTTCCGACCGCAATCAGGGGCCGTTCATCAAAGTCAACTGCGGCGCACTGCCCGACACCTTGCTGGAGTCGGAACTTTTCGGACACAACAAAGGGGCGTTCACCGGAGCGGACAACAACAAACCGGGACGTTTCCGCATGGCCCACGGCGGAACCCTGTTTCTCACCGAGATAGGCGACCTCCCTCTTGCCCTTCAGGTCAAGCTGCTTTCCTTTCTCGATGACAAGGTCATCTATCCGCTCGGCTCGACCAAAGGCTTTCATGCCGACGTACGCGTCATCGTCGCCACCCATCGCGATCTTGAAGCCATGGTGCAGGAAAAACGATTCCGCCAGGATCTTCTTTACCGACTCAACGTCATCCGCCTGCAACTGCCTCCGCTCCGGGAACGCGGCGAAGATATCGGCCTGTTGCAGGACCACTTCATGAAAATGTTTCAAGCCCGGTTCGGAAAAACCGTGGATGGTTTTTCGGAAAACGCCCGCAACCTTCTCAAGTCCTATCGCTACCCCGGCAATGTCCGCGAACTCCGCAACCTTATCGAATATGCTGTCAACTTCTGCGATGGATCGACGATCCGACTACGCCATCTCCCCGGTTACATGCTTCAGGAATCGAGCCAGCCAGTGGAGCAGCACCCCGCACCTCTCCCGGACCACGCCTCGCCGCAGACAGTGACCGCACCGTCACCTCAGCCGGAAAAATGGGAAAACGTGCAACGCCAGATGATCATTGATGCGTTGGTCAAAACCGGCGGCAGAAAGCAGCAGGCAGCCAAGATGCTGGGCTGGGGCCGCAGCACCCTGTGGCGCAAGATGAAACACTTCGGCATAGACTAGGACGCTGTCATGGAAAAAATACTCATCCCCCTGCTTGATAACGATACGGCTCCACGCTTTGACCTCGCTACGGACGTACTCATCGTGAACATCTCACGCGAGACGACCGCCATGGGGAAAATACAGGAAAAAGTCATCGTGCTTGATCAGGCATCCCCTGAAGCGCTGTGCCGCCTAGCCATCAGCGAAAACATCCATACCGTCATCTGCGCCGGAATCGAAAGCGAGTACCATGACTTCCTTCAATGGAAGGGAGCAACCGTCATCGATGATATCTGCGGCCCGGTTGAACTGGTGCTTGAAGCATACCTCGCCGGAACGCTCGCTTCCGGCCAATGTTACTACTGATCCACCCACCATCGTTTCTTTTTGTTTCACAATGAAACAAGCTTTCTGCACCCTAGTGTACCAAAACGTTTCAAAACGTCTGAAAGTTCTTTTTTGCACAAACACTCAATTTCCACCTACCACGCTGTAAAAACAACATAAAATACATATTGGCACACACATTGCCTAATAGGGTTTCGCTACGCTGTAGTGACATGAAACAACCCTAATGGTGGGCAAATATTACTTATGAATGTGTTGATTGTAGATACCGATGAAGCTTTCCGCGGCACACTGGCACGCCGTCTAGCCCACAACGGGCTGACGGTTCACGCCACAGGGGACGCACGTGAGGGACGAGTCTGGGCTTGCGAAGAACATGTCGATGCCGTGCTTGTCGGACTCTCCAGTCCGAAACAGGCCTTATTGGCATTCATTCGCAAGATCATGCACGAATGCCCGGACAGCAAGGTCATCCTCATCAATCATTCAGGCAATGTGCCGCTCTCCATTGAGGCCATGAAACTCGGCGCACGCGACGAAGTCGGCGCTCCGGTTGATATTGAAGAATTGGTTCGCAAGATCGAAACCATCAGGAACGACTCGGAAGACCGGCGTTAGGGGAATGTGTTGGACACTCTTTTTCAAGGAAGGAACATATGAAGATCAAAGAATTGATGACACCTGTGAGCGAATACACAACGCTCAAAACAGACGCGACTTTAAGCGATGTTGTCACAGCCCTTGCCGACAGCAAGCATCGAGATGTCTTCGTTGTCGATGAGGACGGGAAATGTCAGGGCATCCTGACCATGACGGACATCATGCTCGCACTGGAACCCAACTACAAGAAAATCCTGGGCAAGGACTCTGCCCACGACATCCTCACCCACCGTTTGGTCAGCGACCTGTTTGCTGAATACGACCTCTGGGACGACACTCTGGCAGAACTCTGCAAAAAAAGCCTCGACACGAAAGCCCAAAAGGCCATGTACGTTCCCGGCGAGAATGAATTTCTCAATGAAGACGACGACCTGGAGCAGGGTGTTCACCGCTACATCGCGGGCATGCACCAACCGCTCATCGTCCGCAGCAACGGCACGGTCACCGGCGTACTCCGTCTGGCTGACCTGTTTGAAGAAATCAGAAACCGCATGCTCTCCTGTACGGCTGAGCTGTAGGCATATTTCCGGGAATTCGAGGAGGAAAGAATGGATATGGCTCAAACTGAAAAACCCGCTTTTGACTGGAAACGCCTGGTATTCATGCTGCTGGGCGTCACCCTGTTTTCCGTTGTCTATTTCGCACCGCCGTGGCCGGATGCCATCGACCCCATGGGCGCACACTTTCCGCTGCCCAAGGAAGCTAAAGGCGCCATCGCCGTCTTTCTGCTGGCAGGCACATGGTGGGTATTCGAAGTCGTTCCCATCGGTGTCACTTCACTGATGATTGGTATCTTACAGGTCATGTTCCTGATCCGACCTGCCAAGGTTGCATTCAAGGACTTCATGGACCCGTCCGTCCTGTTCATCTTCGCATCCATCATGATCGGTCTGGTCTTCACCAAGACCGGCCTGACCAAGCGGCTTGCATACAAGATGCTGGATGTCGTGGGCGAACGCACCTCCATGATCTATCTAGGCGTGTTCATCGTAACAGGCTTACTGACCCACATCATGGCCCACACCGCTGTGGCCGCAACCATCTACCCACTGCTGCTCGCCATCTACGCACTCTACGGCGAAGGCGACAAGCCCACCAAGTTCGGTAAGGGCCTGTTCATCGGCATGGCCTATGTGGCTGGAGCCGGTTCCATCGTCACCCTGCTCGGCGCAGCACGTGGTGCGGTCGCACTCGGCTTCTACAAGGAAATCGTCAACGTGGACATCGGATTCTTCGAGCTGTCCTACTACATGGCCCCCATCGGCTGGGCAATGATCTTCCTGCTTTGGGGCTTCTTCATGATCGTGTGCAAGCCTGAAAAGGCCCGCATCCCCGGCCTGCGCGAAAAGGCCCGCGAACTGAACGCAAAAATGGGCAGCCTGACCCGCGACGAAATCCTCGCCGCAGTCATCGTCGGCTCCGTCATTCTCATCATGAGCCTGCGCTCCTTTGTCCCCGCCCTCAAGGCCGTGGACAAGACCGCCATCATCCTGTGTTCCTCGGTTCTGTTCTTCGTGTTCAAAATCCTTGATCTCAAGGACCTCGAAGACATTCCGTGGAACATCATCCTGCTGTTTGCAGGTGCCATGTCCATCGGTTTCTGCCTCTGGGAAACCGGCGCAGCCAAGTGGATGGCAGTCAACTGGCTGGTCATGTTCCAGGATGCCAACTGGTTCATCTTCGTCATGTCCATCGCCTTCTTCGTCATGATGATGACCAACTTCATCATGAACGTGGCGGCCATCGCCATCTCGCTGCCAGTGGCACTTGTCATCGCACCGTACCTCGGCGTGGCTCCCGAAGTCATTCTGTACGCATCCCTGGTCGTGGCCGGTATGCCGTTCCTGCTGCTGGTCGGCGCGGCTCCCAACGCCATCGCCTATGATTCCGGACAGTTCACCACTGGTGAATTCTTCGGGTGGGGTATTCCTGCATCCATTCTGCTGATGGTTGTGGTCGGTCTCGCAGTTCTGGTCATCTGGCCTATCATGGGCATGCCCATTACTTTGCCCGTCGGGGGCTAGCCAACCCACGGCATATAAGTTAATACAGGCTGCCGTACGTAGGTGCGTACGGCAGCCTTCTGTGACTAACCGTATAAACAAAGATTAGGATCATGGAAAAATTAGAAGCGCTTTTCGACCACATCACATCCAGAATCAATGTCAACCTCAAGCCCTTGGGCATTGATGTTGAACCCATCCTTAAAAACGCAGTCCCCCGTGAACGCCACCTGCTCTATTACGCGTTCTACGCTCTGACCACAGACCATCCCCTGAGTTTCAAATTCACCAACTCGAACTTGGCCGGGACCTATCTGCTCGGAAAAACCAACGTAGACCGTTCCGTCATCTACAAGAGCAACATTCGAGGCGACGAACTCAAACTCAAGGGAGACGTGGTCGAATTCAACGGCATCAAGACACGGCTTTTCTACGACGAAGTCATCCGCATCACCAACAGCTTCCTCGTCAAGACTCTGGTCCACAACCAGTCGAAGAATCCGGAGACCCCCGAAGTCTTCAAGATTCTGAACACCGTGGCCATGCCGTTTTCCAATATTCACGGCACCACGACTGAAGGAGTCTATCTCGGCTCATTCGCCACGGCGGATCTTTCCATTCTTCATAATTGTATCTTGGGCGACTACTCCTACGTTCAGGCGGGCGACCTGTCGCGCCAGACCATCGAACCTGGCCGCGTCTGGATCAAGTATGACGGATTGTTCGAGTTCAACTACGTCTTCCCGAACGGCGTGCTCGAATATTATGTCTCCACCGACAAAAATGGACAGCTGACCGGCAAATTCATCGAATATGTAGACGAATTCAAAGATGACTTCGTGCCCATCTATTCGACAGTCCTGCCGGAAGACGTCGACGGCGTTCCGGATGATGCCTACGTCAGCCCTTATGCGGTCATCAAGGGTAAATGCACTATCGGCAAAAACGCCCTGATAGCACAGCGGGCCCACATTGAGGATTCCTACATCGGTGACGGTTCCAATGCCCAGGAAAACTGCTATATCAAGAACTCCGTCTACCGCGGCAACAACGTTACGGCCCACGGCGGGAAAGTAGTCCATACCATTGCCGAAAAGAACATTTTCATCGGCTTCAACTCCTTCCTGCACGGAACGGAAAAGCACAAGATCACTGTTGGCCGCGATTCCATCGTGATGCCGCACACCATCGTCAACGCCAAAGAACCCATCGACATCCCGGCCGGTTCCGTGATCTGGGGCCACATCACCAAACAAAAAGACCTTGAAGAGCACTGCATGCCCCTCGACGAGCTGGCAAAAACCACCGACATCAAGATCGGCAACATGACATTCAAAGGCAACGGCAAGGCGTTCGTAGATGCATTCAGGCATCGCATCGACCATATTCTCGAAGAGAACGGCGCTTACTACAACGGCACCGACGCAACTCGCGGCCATGCCCAGAAAACACAGGCAGCATGCTTCAACATTCTCCAGCCATTCCAATCCGGCCCGGAGATGGGCATGTACCCCACCATGAGCATCGGTGAATATGCCAAGTAAGGCAGTTCACATTGAATATACACATAAGGAGTTAGGAGAAACTCACAATGGCTGAATCAATGACACAGGCTTTCGGTAAAAACTTCCTCGGCAACGCGCCGAAGTGGTACAAAATGGCGATCCTCGCCTTTCTGGTACTCAACCCGATTCTGGTCTTCACTGTCGGCCCGTTCATCGCGGGTTGGGTGCTGATCGGAGAATTCATCTTCACACTGGCCATGGCACTCAAATGCTACCCGCTTCCCGCGGGTGGTCTGCTGGCCATGGAGGCGGTCTTTCTCGGACTGACTCACCCTCACACGGTGTTTGAAGAAGCTGCAAACAACTTCGAAGTCATTCTGCTGCTGATCTTCATGGTCGCGGGCATTTACTTCATGAAGGATTTCCTGCAGTTCACCTTCACCCGCATCCTGACCAAAGTACGATCCAAAATCGTCATCTCTTTGCTCTTCTGCTTTGCAGGCGCATTCCTTTCCGCATTCCTCGACGCCCTGACCGTTACCGCTGTCATCATTGCGGTGGCCTATGGCTTCTATAACGTCTATCACAGGTTCGCATCCGGCAAGACCATGCAGTGTGACCACGACCTGTGTTCCGACACCACGGTCAAGGACACCCAGCGCGATGAACTTCAGCAGTTCCGTGCCTTCCTGCGTAACCTCATGATGCACGGCGCTGTCGGTACTGCTTTGGGTGGTGTCTGCACCATCGTCGGCGAACCCCAGAACCTGCTGATCGGTTCCGAAATGGGCTGGCACTTCGTGCCGTTCTTCCTGCAGGTGGCTCCGGTCTCCATGCCGGTTCTGGCCATTGGTCTGTTGACCTGCATGACCGTTGAAAAGCTGCACATCTTCGGATACGGCGCACAGATGCCGGGTAATATCCGCTCCCATCTGCTGGAAACCGCCATCCAAATGGAAGAAAAACGCGGCACCCGCGGCA from uncultured Pseudodesulfovibrio sp. includes the following:
- a CDS encoding carbamoyltransferase, which produces MPEAILGISAFYHDSAAVLLVDGEIVAAAQEERFTRKKHDADFPHNAAKYVLSEGGLTLADLTAVAFYDKPYLKFERLLESYNGFAPKGLRSFLSAIPVWIKEKLFMRKMLNEDLARLGEGKPKILFPEHHLSHAASAFYPSPFEEAAILTVDGVGEWATTTIGKGSGKDITILKELHFPHSLGLLYSAFTAFCGFRVNSGEYKLMGLAPYGNPEAERVQQWKKAIHDELIDVRDDGSMLLNMDYFNYATGLTMCHFPKWEKLFNLPARQPESDISQAYMDMALAIQQVTEEIVFTLAETARELTGCENLVMAGGVALNCVANGKLLRRGTFKDIWIQPAAGDAGGALGAALAGRHIWLGQDRTVNPEDSMRGSYLGPEFHENDILRVVRRFGAPFTKYDDFSALTSNVANLLSEGNAIGWFQGRMEYGPRALGGRSIIGDPRHPEMQKKLNLKIKYREGFRPFAPSVMEEEIGTWFDLDRPSPYMLMVAPVADKQCKPLPDGYNEMEMYERLYVQRSSIPAVTHVDNSARIQSVTKRTNPRYWELIDTFNREHGCGLVVNTSFNVRGEPIVCTPYDAYACFMRTEMDYLVLGDYVFTKTEQPEWSEGENWIDQFELD
- a CDS encoding SGNH/GDSL hydrolase family protein, yielding MMKKFLGNTALILVSILLTYGLMEVFFRFAMPYIPMAFFNNECRELRTIGQTSKQGTTPIPPYIAILGDSYGAGQGDWFADNRYNHNSRYQAAHVVQDITGRDVISLSRAGSGNYDGAAIYSVNTLRYLNKAGFDIPAPEAIVVYFYEGNDISDNLRFLERYYAPEYDEAKLFDDEYFSRFADDMDKRFCQGELPRTQDKFLVGNLLSRAVEGMIYSARKKVKPLPQGTRYNAILDGKEVWLPDTIEADLTGYKPADIRKSVRLFERALKRVGDVWPDSRKIVAYLPSPLSTYAFQDAGAEARLHASKELDKLIEDAARRNGFDFIDFAPEVRNAARTKYLHGPKDWNHFNRAGYELLGTAIAKTLAPTQ
- a CDS encoding sigma 54-interacting transcriptional regulator produces the protein MPDIDPQALAHMLPDADSFSSLLDELPIGVAVMKPDGTLLTVNKTYETLTGIDRERAVGLKCLHSLRCDYCVKGCPVMTGWDKTECTNVEANIVNRERSKTFVRLTVTPLMNENGTIHGIVETISGKNQHIMGATAASPFGLGGLVGKSPQIERVFTMVPSIAQTDSSVLITGETGTGKDLLAEEIHNASDRNQGPFIKVNCGALPDTLLESELFGHNKGAFTGADNNKPGRFRMAHGGTLFLTEIGDLPLALQVKLLSFLDDKVIYPLGSTKGFHADVRVIVATHRDLEAMVQEKRFRQDLLYRLNVIRLQLPPLRERGEDIGLLQDHFMKMFQARFGKTVDGFSENARNLLKSYRYPGNVRELRNLIEYAVNFCDGSTIRLRHLPGYMLQESSQPVEQHPAPLPDHASPQTVTAPSPQPEKWENVQRQMIIDALVKTGGRKQQAAKMLGWGRSTLWRKMKHFGID
- a CDS encoding dinitrogenase iron-molybdenum cofactor biosynthesis protein translates to MEKILIPLLDNDTAPRFDLATDVLIVNISRETTAMGKIQEKVIVLDQASPEALCRLAISENIHTVICAGIESEYHDFLQWKGATVIDDICGPVELVLEAYLAGTLASGQCYY
- a CDS encoding response regulator produces the protein MNVLIVDTDEAFRGTLARRLAHNGLTVHATGDAREGRVWACEEHVDAVLVGLSSPKQALLAFIRKIMHECPDSKVILINHSGNVPLSIEAMKLGARDEVGAPVDIEELVRKIETIRNDSEDRR
- a CDS encoding CBS domain-containing protein, which translates into the protein MKIKELMTPVSEYTTLKTDATLSDVVTALADSKHRDVFVVDEDGKCQGILTMTDIMLALEPNYKKILGKDSAHDILTHRLVSDLFAEYDLWDDTLAELCKKSLDTKAQKAMYVPGENEFLNEDDDLEQGVHRYIAGMHQPLIVRSNGTVTGVLRLADLFEEIRNRMLSCTAEL
- a CDS encoding SLC13 family permease; the encoded protein is MDMAQTEKPAFDWKRLVFMLLGVTLFSVVYFAPPWPDAIDPMGAHFPLPKEAKGAIAVFLLAGTWWVFEVVPIGVTSLMIGILQVMFLIRPAKVAFKDFMDPSVLFIFASIMIGLVFTKTGLTKRLAYKMLDVVGERTSMIYLGVFIVTGLLTHIMAHTAVAATIYPLLLAIYALYGEGDKPTKFGKGLFIGMAYVAGAGSIVTLLGAARGAVALGFYKEIVNVDIGFFELSYYMAPIGWAMIFLLWGFFMIVCKPEKARIPGLREKARELNAKMGSLTRDEILAAVIVGSVILIMSLRSFVPALKAVDKTAIILCSSVLFFVFKILDLKDLEDIPWNIILLFAGAMSIGFCLWETGAAKWMAVNWLVMFQDANWFIFVMSIAFFVMMMTNFIMNVAAIAISLPVALVIAPYLGVAPEVILYASLVVAGMPFLLLVGAAPNAIAYDSGQFTTGEFFGWGIPASILLMVVVGLAVLVIWPIMGMPITLPVGG
- a CDS encoding transferase → MEKLEALFDHITSRINVNLKPLGIDVEPILKNAVPRERHLLYYAFYALTTDHPLSFKFTNSNLAGTYLLGKTNVDRSVIYKSNIRGDELKLKGDVVEFNGIKTRLFYDEVIRITNSFLVKTLVHNQSKNPETPEVFKILNTVAMPFSNIHGTTTEGVYLGSFATADLSILHNCILGDYSYVQAGDLSRQTIEPGRVWIKYDGLFEFNYVFPNGVLEYYVSTDKNGQLTGKFIEYVDEFKDDFVPIYSTVLPEDVDGVPDDAYVSPYAVIKGKCTIGKNALIAQRAHIEDSYIGDGSNAQENCYIKNSVYRGNNVTAHGGKVVHTIAEKNIFIGFNSFLHGTEKHKITVGRDSIVMPHTIVNAKEPIDIPAGSVIWGHITKQKDLEEHCMPLDELAKTTDIKIGNMTFKGNGKAFVDAFRHRIDHILEENGAYYNGTDATRGHAQKTQAACFNILQPFQSGPEMGMYPTMSIGEYAK
- the nhaB gene encoding sodium/proton antiporter NhaB; the protein is MAESMTQAFGKNFLGNAPKWYKMAILAFLVLNPILVFTVGPFIAGWVLIGEFIFTLAMALKCYPLPAGGLLAMEAVFLGLTHPHTVFEEAANNFEVILLLIFMVAGIYFMKDFLQFTFTRILTKVRSKIVISLLFCFAGAFLSAFLDALTVTAVIIAVAYGFYNVYHRFASGKTMQCDHDLCSDTTVKDTQRDELQQFRAFLRNLMMHGAVGTALGGVCTIVGEPQNLLIGSEMGWHFVPFFLQVAPVSMPVLAIGLLTCMTVEKLHIFGYGAQMPGNIRSHLLETAIQMEEKRGTRGKVKLIVQALVGIWLILALAFHLAAVGIIGLSVIVLLTAFNGFIDEHQLGPAFEEALPFTALLVVFFAIVGVIHDQHLFAPVMDVVLSMHGHAQLAAYYVANGVLSMISDNVFVATVYISETKMHFIKLLDAVPGIGMTGNALMDKLTDPLLHRADVIATLPQGVQTQVTNMMSHFDKLAVAINTGTNIPSVATPNGQAAFLFLLTSALAPVIRLSYGRMVVLALPYTITMSLTGLAATYYFM